A window from Actinomycetospora corticicola encodes these proteins:
- the pstC gene encoding phosphate ABC transporter permease subunit PstC: MTPDGDEADANTVSERTTQRAPSDDPETRDRPSGSATMSTVTDTQPSAPKPARTTSGGSGEQVFRGLTTGSGLVVVAAVALIGLFLVVQAVPSLLANNANFLTSPDFNTTDASNLRFGIRDLLVVTLLSSFMALVIAMPIGMGIALFLTQYTPARLARPFSYVIGLLAAVPSIVFGLWGILVLAPAIEPVAAFLQTYLGWFFLFAPGNLPVLTGTIFTGGIVLAIMILPIVTATTREVFAQTPRFQIEAAQALGATRWEVIRMAVLPYGRSGFIAASMLGLGRALGETIAVLLVIRAATSPSTGSLFDGGYTFASLIASAASEFSQPLPTGAYISAGLVLFVLTFVVNAMARVVAGGKVNG, from the coding sequence GTGACCCCCGACGGCGACGAGGCGGATGCGAACACCGTGAGCGAACGCACCACACAGCGGGCCCCGTCGGACGACCCCGAGACCCGGGACCGTCCGAGCGGATCGGCCACCATGTCCACCGTGACCGACACCCAGCCCAGCGCTCCGAAGCCCGCCCGGACGACCTCCGGCGGGAGCGGGGAGCAAGTGTTCCGCGGGCTCACCACCGGATCCGGCCTCGTCGTCGTCGCGGCGGTCGCCCTGATCGGCCTCTTCCTGGTCGTCCAGGCCGTCCCGTCGCTGCTCGCCAACAACGCGAACTTCCTGACGAGCCCCGACTTCAACACCACCGACGCGTCCAACCTGCGCTTCGGTATCCGTGACCTGCTCGTGGTCACGCTGCTGTCGTCGTTCATGGCGCTCGTGATCGCCATGCCGATCGGCATGGGGATCGCGCTCTTCCTCACGCAGTACACGCCGGCCCGCCTCGCGCGACCGTTCTCCTACGTGATCGGCCTGCTCGCGGCGGTCCCGTCGATCGTCTTCGGTCTCTGGGGCATCCTCGTGCTCGCCCCGGCGATCGAGCCGGTCGCGGCGTTCCTGCAGACCTACCTCGGCTGGTTCTTCCTGTTCGCGCCGGGCAACCTGCCGGTGCTCACGGGCACGATCTTCACCGGCGGGATCGTCCTCGCGATCATGATCCTGCCGATCGTCACCGCGACCACCCGCGAGGTGTTCGCCCAGACCCCGCGCTTCCAGATCGAGGCGGCCCAGGCCCTGGGCGCCACGCGCTGGGAGGTCATCCGCATGGCGGTCCTGCCCTACGGGCGCAGCGGGTTCATCGCCGCCTCGATGCTCGGCCTCGGCCGCGCGCTCGGTGAGACGATCGCGGTCCTGCTGGTCATCCGCGCGGCCACGTCGCCGTCCACCGGCAGCCTGTTCGACGGCGGGTACACGTTCGCCTCGCTGATCGCCTCGGCGGCCTCCGAGTTCAGCCAGCCGCTCCCCACCGGGGCCTACATCTCGGCCGGCCTGGTGCTGTTCGTCCTGACCTTCGTGGTCAACGCGATGGCTCGTGTGGTCGCGGGCGGAAAGGTGAACGGCTGA
- a CDS encoding putative leader peptide translates to MDEGLTRRRAVDLCRVDSSLCPGARRA, encoded by the coding sequence GTGGACGAAGGCCTGACCCGACGACGCGCAGTGGACCTGTGCCGCGTCGACAGCAGCCTGTGTCCGGGCGCCCGTCGCGCCTGA
- the phoU gene encoding phosphate signaling complex protein PhoU, with the protein MRAAYHEKLSSLNDELAQMSLLAGEAMKKATSALLDGDLDLAEEVISSDTEIDALRTSAEDQAFGLLALQAPVAGDLRSVIAAIHSAGDLERMGDLALHVAKAARRRHPELVLPQEVAPYFAEMGRVALDLAQDARRVILDRDVELAFTMESDDDAMDDLHRHLFTVMMTKDWPHGVAPAVDVTLLGRFYERFADHAVAVARRVVFMVTGKMPDPPLA; encoded by the coding sequence ATGCGCGCGGCCTACCACGAGAAGCTCTCGTCGCTGAACGACGAGCTCGCCCAGATGTCCCTGTTGGCCGGCGAGGCCATGAAGAAGGCCACGAGCGCCCTGCTCGACGGTGACCTCGACCTGGCCGAGGAGGTCATCTCCTCCGACACCGAGATCGACGCGCTGCGCACCTCCGCCGAGGACCAGGCGTTCGGGCTGCTCGCCCTCCAGGCCCCCGTGGCGGGCGACCTGCGCTCGGTCATCGCGGCCATCCACTCCGCCGGCGACCTCGAGCGCATGGGCGACCTCGCCCTGCACGTCGCGAAGGCCGCCCGCCGGCGCCACCCCGAGCTCGTGCTCCCGCAGGAGGTGGCCCCGTACTTCGCCGAGATGGGCCGCGTCGCGCTCGACCTCGCCCAGGACGCGCGGCGCGTGATCCTCGACCGTGACGTCGAGCTGGCCTTCACCATGGAGTCCGACGACGACGCCATGGACGACCTCCACCGCCACCTGTTCACGGTGATGATGACGAAGGACTGGCCGCACGGCGTGGCCCCGGCCGTCGACGTGACGTTGCTCGGCCGCTTCTACGAGCGCTTCGCCGACCACGCGGTCGCCGTCGCCCGCCGCGTCGTCTTCATGGTCACCGGCAAGATGCCCGACCCGCCGCTGGCCTGA
- a CDS encoding DUF1416 domain-containing protein: MCGAPEQTAEIPAGVDLTKESVLVGKVTNGGSPVGGAYVRLLDGTGEFTAEVVSSATGDYRFFAAPGSWTVRALSRSGNGQSDVAVQGPGLYTTEVSVG, translated from the coding sequence ATGTGCGGAGCTCCTGAGCAGACGGCCGAGATTCCGGCCGGGGTCGACCTCACCAAGGAGTCGGTGCTGGTCGGCAAGGTGACCAACGGCGGGTCGCCGGTGGGCGGGGCCTACGTGCGCCTGCTCGACGGCACCGGCGAGTTCACGGCCGAGGTCGTCTCCTCGGCGACCGGCGACTACCGCTTCTTCGCGGCGCCGGGCAGCTGGACCGTGCGCGCGCTCTCGCGCTCGGGCAACGGCCAGTCCGACGTGGCGGTGCAGGGCCCCGGGCTCTACACGACCGAGGTGTCGGTGGGCTGA
- a CDS encoding sulfurtransferase: MSRQDALVTADWAEENLDAPGVVFVEVDEDTSAYEGGHIPGAVRIDWKTELQDQVRRDFVDKAGFEALLSSKGISNDDTVVLYGGNNNWFAAYAYWYFKLYGHTDVKLLDGGRKKWELDGRKLDTAVPERPKTSYTAQEQDLSIRAFRDEAVDAIGTKNLVDVRSPDEFSGKLLAPAHLPQEQAQRGGHIPSALNVPWSKAANEDGTFKSDDELRKLYEEQGLDSSRPTIAYCRIGERSSHTWFALHELLGESDVKNYDGSWTEYGSLVGVPVETGDGKS, from the coding sequence ATGAGCCGCCAGGACGCCCTGGTCACCGCCGACTGGGCCGAGGAGAACCTCGATGCGCCCGGTGTGGTGTTCGTCGAGGTCGACGAGGACACCAGCGCCTACGAGGGCGGGCACATCCCCGGTGCCGTCCGGATCGACTGGAAGACCGAGCTGCAGGACCAGGTTCGCCGCGACTTCGTGGACAAGGCCGGCTTCGAGGCGCTGCTCTCCTCCAAGGGCATCTCGAACGACGACACCGTGGTGCTCTACGGCGGCAACAACAACTGGTTCGCCGCCTACGCCTACTGGTACTTCAAGCTCTACGGCCACACCGACGTGAAGCTGCTCGACGGTGGCCGCAAGAAGTGGGAGCTCGACGGCCGCAAGCTCGACACCGCGGTGCCCGAGCGCCCGAAGACGTCCTACACCGCGCAGGAGCAGGACCTCTCGATCCGCGCCTTCCGCGACGAGGCGGTCGACGCCATCGGCACGAAGAACCTGGTCGACGTCCGCTCGCCCGACGAGTTCTCCGGCAAGCTGCTCGCGCCGGCGCACCTCCCGCAGGAGCAGGCGCAGCGCGGCGGCCACATCCCCTCGGCGCTCAACGTGCCGTGGTCGAAGGCCGCGAACGAGGACGGCACCTTCAAGTCCGACGACGAGCTCCGGAAGCTCTACGAGGAGCAGGGGCTCGACTCGTCGCGGCCCACGATCGCCTACTGCCGCATCGGCGAGCGGTCGTCGCACACCTGGTTCGCCCTGCACGAGCTGCTCGGCGAGTCGGACGTCAAGAACTACGACGGGTCGTGGACCGAGTACGGCTCGCTCGTGGGCGTGCCGGTCGAGACCGGGGATGGGAAGTCCTGA
- a CDS encoding Fur family transcriptional regulator, translating to MDTELRQTLHRRGLRMTPQRQLVLDAVSELGHATPEAICTKVQEIAPAVNITTIYRTLDLLEQLGIVRHTHLGHGAPTYATGEHEHVHLVCHRCGTVDEVDAGLLDDLAEVLATRTGFALDPTHVALSGLCSRCESSDSEAEV from the coding sequence GTGGACACCGAACTTCGGCAGACGCTGCACCGCCGCGGCCTGCGGATGACCCCACAACGCCAGCTCGTGCTCGACGCCGTGTCCGAGCTGGGGCACGCCACCCCGGAGGCCATCTGCACCAAGGTGCAGGAGATCGCCCCCGCGGTGAACATCACCACGATCTACCGCACGCTCGACCTGCTCGAGCAGCTCGGGATCGTGCGCCACACCCATCTCGGCCACGGCGCGCCGACCTACGCCACCGGCGAGCACGAGCACGTCCACCTCGTGTGTCACCGCTGCGGCACCGTCGACGAGGTCGACGCCGGTCTGCTCGACGATCTGGCCGAGGTCCTCGCGACGCGGACCGGGTTCGCCCTGGACCCGACGCACGTGGCGCTGTCCGGGCTGTGCTCGCGGTGCGAGTCGTCGGACTCGGAGGCAGAGGTATGA
- the mshD gene encoding mycothiol synthase, producing MEPTAADRAELGRFAADVAHADGVAAFSEPTLLDLATPTGHGRHLVARDDEGALLGWAHVDAADPDDVVVELGVAPAARRRGVARALADAVAADDVARPGRLRAWAHGGRPGSAEFAEERGLVRDRELWMMRRPAGVGPLPAQRPVDGVSLVAFEPGRDEDDVVAVNARAFAWHPEQGAMTADDVRRREQEPWFDAAGFLLAREDASGRLLGFHWTKRHPEGASADDGPIGEVYVVGVDPDAQGRGLGSALTLAGLHHLAGRGLDEVILYVEADNVPAVATYRHLGFEVDATDVSYRLPA from the coding sequence ATCGAGCCGACCGCGGCTGACCGGGCGGAGCTCGGCCGGTTCGCCGCGGACGTCGCGCACGCCGACGGCGTGGCGGCCTTCTCCGAGCCGACGCTGCTCGACCTCGCGACGCCCACCGGGCACGGTCGCCACCTCGTCGCCCGGGACGACGAGGGTGCGCTCCTCGGCTGGGCGCACGTCGACGCGGCCGATCCCGACGACGTCGTGGTCGAGCTCGGGGTGGCCCCGGCCGCCCGGCGCCGCGGCGTGGCGCGGGCCCTCGCGGACGCGGTCGCCGCCGACGACGTCGCCCGTCCCGGCCGTCTGCGGGCGTGGGCGCACGGCGGCCGTCCCGGGTCGGCGGAGTTCGCCGAGGAGCGCGGCCTGGTGCGCGACCGCGAGCTGTGGATGATGCGGCGCCCGGCCGGCGTCGGGCCGTTGCCCGCGCAGCGCCCGGTGGACGGCGTGTCGCTCGTGGCGTTCGAGCCCGGCCGCGACGAGGACGACGTGGTGGCGGTCAACGCCCGCGCCTTCGCGTGGCACCCCGAGCAGGGCGCGATGACCGCGGACGACGTGCGGCGGCGGGAGCAGGAGCCGTGGTTCGACGCGGCGGGGTTCCTCCTCGCTCGCGAGGACGCCTCGGGCCGGCTGCTCGGGTTCCACTGGACCAAGCGCCACCCCGAGGGAGCCTCGGCCGACGACGGGCCGATCGGCGAGGTCTACGTGGTGGGGGTCGACCCGGACGCGCAGGGGCGCGGGCTGGGCTCGGCGCTGACGCTCGCCGGCCTGCACCACCTGGCGGGACGTGGCCTGGACGAGGTGATCCTCTACGTCGAGGCCGACAACGTCCCGGCGGTCGCGACCTACCGCCACCTCGGCTTCGAGGTCGACGCCACGGACGTGTCCTACCGGCTCCCGGCCTGA
- the pstB gene encoding phosphate ABC transporter ATP-binding protein PstB has product MAKRLDLKDVDIYYGEFHAVQNVNLSVPPRSVTSFIGPSGCGKSTVLRTLNRMHEEIPGARVEGSIQLDGEDIYARGSDAVAVRRTIGMVFQRPNPFPTMSIRDNVVAGLKLQGVRDKKKLDEVCEASLRGANLWKEVSGRLDKPGGGLSGGQQQRLCIARAIAVQPDVLLMDEPCSALDPISTLAIEDLIGDLKKDYTIVIVTHNMQQAARVSDQTAFFNLEATGKPGHLVEIDDTEKIFSNPTERETEDYISGRFG; this is encoded by the coding sequence GTGGCCAAGCGTCTCGACCTGAAGGACGTCGACATCTACTACGGCGAGTTCCACGCCGTGCAGAACGTCAACCTGTCCGTCCCGCCGCGCAGCGTCACCTCGTTCATCGGCCCGTCGGGCTGCGGCAAGTCGACGGTGCTGCGGACGCTGAACCGCATGCACGAGGAGATCCCGGGCGCCCGCGTCGAGGGGTCCATCCAGCTCGACGGCGAGGACATCTACGCCCGCGGCTCGGACGCCGTGGCCGTGCGCCGCACGATCGGCATGGTCTTCCAGCGCCCGAACCCGTTCCCGACGATGTCCATCCGCGACAACGTCGTCGCCGGCCTGAAGCTGCAGGGCGTGCGGGACAAGAAGAAGCTCGACGAGGTCTGCGAGGCCTCGCTGCGCGGCGCCAACCTCTGGAAGGAGGTCTCCGGGCGGCTCGACAAGCCCGGCGGTGGCCTCTCCGGCGGGCAGCAGCAGCGGCTCTGCATCGCCCGCGCGATCGCGGTGCAGCCCGACGTGCTGCTCATGGACGAGCCCTGCTCGGCCCTGGACCCGATCTCCACGCTGGCGATCGAGGACCTGATCGGCGATCTCAAGAAGGACTACACGATCGTCATCGTCACCCACAACATGCAGCAGGCCGCGCGGGTGAGCGACCAGACGGCGTTCTTCAACCTCGAGGCGACCGGCAAGCCCGGCCACCTGGTGGAGATCGACGACACCGAGAAGATCTTCTCGAACCCGACCGAGCGGGAGACCGAGGACTACATCTCCGGCCGCTTCGGTTAG
- the pstS gene encoding phosphate ABC transporter substrate-binding protein PstS gives MRFQRRAAAIGLIAAGALLFSACGSDDNSGGGSAAQASGVTCGGKQDLRASGSTAQANAITGFVNTFEQTCNGQTVNYTASGSGAGRNEFIGGQTDFAGSDAALKSDEAQKAAQRCASPALNLPLVFGPIAVAYNLQGVTDLALDGPTVAGIFNGQITTWNDPRIAALNPGKTLPATPIVVNFRSDESGTTQNFQTYLNAASNNAYGKQATQTFNGGVGAGARGSQGVTDATKNTPNSIGYVEASFAQKAQLPAAQIINSGGGQPVALSTDNVAKAIDAVQVTGQGNDLTLDLNSLYKTTTAGAYPIALATYEIVCTKYADPQTGTAVKAFLQTALSPQAQGTLTAGGYVPIPDAFKQRLTTSINSIS, from the coding sequence GTGAGGTTCCAGCGGCGCGCAGCGGCGATCGGTCTGATCGCGGCCGGGGCGCTCCTGTTCAGCGCGTGCGGCAGTGACGACAACTCCGGCGGTGGCTCGGCCGCGCAGGCCTCGGGAGTCACCTGCGGTGGCAAGCAGGACCTGCGGGCCAGCGGATCGACCGCCCAGGCCAACGCGATCACCGGCTTCGTCAACACGTTCGAGCAGACCTGCAACGGCCAGACGGTCAACTACACCGCCAGCGGCTCCGGCGCGGGGCGCAACGAGTTCATCGGAGGGCAGACCGACTTCGCCGGCTCCGACGCCGCGCTGAAGAGCGACGAGGCCCAGAAGGCCGCCCAGCGCTGCGCCTCGCCCGCGCTGAACCTTCCGCTCGTCTTCGGCCCGATCGCCGTCGCCTACAACCTGCAGGGCGTCACGGACCTGGCCCTCGACGGCCCGACCGTCGCCGGCATCTTCAACGGCCAGATCACCACCTGGAACGACCCGCGGATCGCCGCCCTGAACCCGGGCAAGACCCTGCCGGCCACCCCGATCGTCGTGAACTTCCGCTCCGACGAGTCGGGCACCACGCAGAACTTCCAGACCTACCTGAACGCCGCGTCGAACAACGCCTACGGCAAGCAGGCGACCCAGACGTTCAACGGCGGCGTGGGCGCGGGTGCCCGTGGCTCGCAGGGCGTCACAGACGCCACCAAGAACACCCCGAACTCGATCGGCTACGTCGAGGCCTCCTTCGCGCAGAAGGCCCAGCTCCCGGCCGCGCAGATCATCAACTCGGGCGGCGGCCAGCCGGTCGCGCTGTCCACCGACAACGTGGCCAAGGCGATCGACGCCGTGCAGGTCACCGGCCAGGGCAACGACCTGACCCTCGACCTCAACAGCCTCTACAAGACCACCACCGCGGGCGCCTACCCGATCGCGCTGGCGACCTACGAGATCGTCTGCACCAAGTACGCCGACCCGCAGACCGGCACGGCCGTGAAGGCGTTCCTGCAGACCGCCCTCTCGCCGCAGGCCCAGGGCACGCTGACCGCCGGTGGCTACGTGCCGATCCCGGACGCGTTCAAGCAGCGCCTGACCACGTCGATCAACTCGATCTCCTGA
- a CDS encoding TlpA family protein disulfide reductase, which yields MTAAVVTLVVILALGAVVLAVGLLLRRRRPAAPAASEGSIPAPRLPADLTARDGGLVLLQISSAFCTHCRDTRSVLTDVAAELPGLVHRDVDLANRPELVRLLGVARTPTTLLVDGRGHELLRVDGVPRRAALVTAIAPHLGRSAGHG from the coding sequence ATGACGGCGGCCGTCGTCACCCTGGTGGTGATCCTCGCGCTCGGCGCGGTCGTGCTCGCGGTCGGCCTGCTGCTGCGCCGCCGTCGTCCGGCGGCGCCCGCCGCGAGCGAGGGCAGCATCCCCGCCCCCCGGCTGCCCGCCGACCTGACCGCCCGCGACGGCGGGCTGGTGCTCCTGCAGATCTCCTCGGCGTTCTGCACCCACTGCCGCGACACGCGCAGCGTGCTCACCGACGTGGCCGCCGAGCTGCCCGGCCTGGTGCACCGCGACGTCGACCTCGCCAACCGGCCCGAGCTGGTCCGCCTCCTCGGCGTCGCCCGCACCCCCACGACCCTGCTGGTGGACGGCCGCGGCCACGAACTGCTCCGGGTCGACGGCGTGCCGCGCCGGGCGGCGCTGGTCACCGCGATCGCGCCCCACCTCGGTCGGTCCGCCGGACACGGGTGA
- a CDS encoding winged helix-turn-helix domain-containing protein: MELLLLTADPEPTSVLPSLTLLPHGLRTAAPEVAALLDAGPHDAVLVDARHDLAAARSLCRLLGSTGLDVPVIAVLTEGGLVAVSLEWGVDEILLPGAGPAEIDARLRLLRARRSGDASGGDGALVLGELVIDEATYTARLRGRPLDLTYKEFELLKYLAQHAGRVFTRAQLLQEVWGYDFFGGTRTVDVHVRRLRAKLGAEHEQLIGTVRNVGYKFVRPVRGVLGGGDGGRGGLALEESGDDEEPSGAVARDDRVVRPAVWAGRR; this comes from the coding sequence GTGGAGCTCCTGCTGCTCACCGCCGACCCCGAACCGACGTCAGTGCTGCCGTCGTTGACCCTGCTACCCCACGGGCTGCGCACCGCGGCCCCCGAAGTGGCCGCCCTGCTCGACGCCGGACCGCACGACGCCGTCCTCGTCGATGCCCGGCACGACCTCGCCGCCGCCCGGAGCCTGTGCCGTCTCCTGGGCTCCACCGGGCTCGACGTCCCGGTGATCGCCGTGCTCACCGAGGGCGGGCTCGTGGCCGTCTCGCTGGAGTGGGGCGTCGACGAGATCCTGCTCCCGGGCGCGGGCCCGGCCGAGATCGACGCCCGCCTGCGGCTGCTGCGCGCGCGCCGGTCCGGCGACGCGTCCGGCGGCGACGGGGCCCTGGTCCTCGGCGAGCTGGTCATCGACGAGGCGACCTACACCGCACGGCTGCGCGGCCGGCCGCTGGACCTGACGTACAAGGAGTTCGAGCTCCTCAAGTACCTCGCCCAGCACGCGGGCCGGGTCTTCACCCGGGCCCAGCTGCTGCAGGAGGTCTGGGGCTACGACTTCTTCGGTGGCACCCGCACGGTCGACGTCCACGTCCGGCGCCTGCGCGCGAAGCTGGGCGCCGAGCACGAGCAGCTGATCGGCACCGTGCGCAACGTCGGGTACAAGTTCGTCCGGCCGGTGCGCGGCGTCCTCGGCGGTGGCGACGGCGGACGTGGCGGGCTCGCGCTCGAGGAGTCCGGCGACGACGAGGAGCCTTCCGGGGCGGTCGCCCGGGACGACCGGGTGGTGCGTCCCGCGGTGTGGGCCGGCCGCCGCTGA
- a CDS encoding heme-binding beta-barrel domain-containing protein — protein sequence MSEPEGLAGNEAIRAAEERAEHTRGENRPQWTDLPIPDDTANLRLGPDLNDALLPVLPLVGVWRGGGEVVYPTIDGPFHFGQQITVAHDGRPFLSWEARAWLLDGPGGAVVRPAARETGFWRPQSDGTIELLLAHATGIVEIFYGSARTQTSWELSTDATVRTATAQDVQGANRLYGIVEGDLFYVEERAMMGQEMQPHTSARLQRIVG from the coding sequence GTGAGCGAGCCCGAGGGACTGGCGGGCAACGAGGCGATCCGGGCCGCCGAGGAGCGGGCGGAGCACACGCGGGGCGAGAACCGGCCGCAGTGGACCGACCTCCCGATCCCGGACGACACGGCGAACCTCCGCCTCGGCCCGGACCTGAACGACGCCCTCCTCCCGGTCCTGCCCCTCGTCGGGGTCTGGCGTGGCGGCGGCGAGGTGGTCTACCCGACGATCGACGGGCCCTTCCACTTCGGCCAGCAGATCACCGTCGCCCACGACGGCCGGCCCTTCCTGTCCTGGGAGGCCCGCGCCTGGCTGCTGGACGGCCCGGGCGGCGCGGTCGTGCGCCCGGCCGCGCGCGAGACCGGGTTCTGGCGGCCGCAGTCCGACGGCACGATCGAGCTGCTGCTGGCCCACGCCACCGGCATCGTCGAGATCTTCTACGGCTCCGCGCGGACGCAGACGTCGTGGGAGCTGTCCACCGACGCCACCGTGCGCACCGCGACCGCCCAGGACGTCCAGGGCGCCAACCGGCTCTACGGCATCGTCGAGGGCGACCTGTTCTACGTCGAGGAGCGGGCGATGATGGGCCAGGAGATGCAGCCGCACACCTCGGCCCGCCTCCAGCGCATCGTCGGGTAG
- a CDS encoding YgfZ/GcvT domain-containing protein, protein MSRSPLLDTPGAIGHPDGEDARSDAEVASHFGDPFAEQRAATRRAVVVDRSHRGLVVVTGADRLSWLHLLVSQQVADLPEGAGTEGLVLDVQGRVEHHAVLSHVTGTSAATGEAEPAVWLDVEPGTAEALAAYLSSMTFWSKVEVRDATAEYAMLSLVGPDTTEVLTAGGVELPSSDAGPLSGGGIVRRKDWPADAVDLIVPRDALRDWWDRLRGAGATPAGLDAFEALRVASLRPRLGVDTDERTIPHEVGWIGSAVHLSKGCYRGQETVSRVANLGRPPRQMVLLHLASGDDALPPPGTPVLTAEGGRAVGRIGTAVRHHELGSVALALVKRSAVVGGSELWVADDRDEGVPGPATVDPDSVPPDTGEPPGRAAVRRLQG, encoded by the coding sequence ATGAGTCGTTCCCCCTTGCTCGACACCCCCGGCGCGATCGGCCATCCCGACGGCGAGGACGCCCGCTCGGACGCCGAGGTCGCCTCGCACTTCGGCGACCCGTTCGCCGAACAGCGCGCCGCCACCCGCCGCGCGGTGGTCGTCGACCGCTCGCACCGCGGGCTCGTCGTCGTCACCGGCGCGGACCGGCTGAGCTGGCTGCACCTGCTCGTCTCCCAGCAGGTCGCCGACCTGCCCGAGGGCGCCGGCACCGAGGGCCTCGTGCTCGACGTGCAGGGCCGGGTGGAGCACCACGCGGTGCTGAGCCATGTGACCGGGACGAGCGCAGCGACGGGGGAGGCGGAGCCGGCGGTCTGGCTCGACGTCGAGCCCGGCACCGCCGAGGCGCTCGCGGCCTACCTGTCGTCGATGACCTTCTGGTCGAAGGTCGAGGTCCGGGACGCCACCGCCGAGTACGCGATGCTGTCGCTCGTCGGGCCGGACACCACGGAGGTCCTGACGGCGGGCGGGGTCGAGCTGCCGTCGTCCGACGCCGGACCGCTGTCCGGGGGCGGCATCGTCCGCCGCAAGGACTGGCCGGCCGACGCCGTCGACCTGATCGTCCCCCGCGACGCGCTGCGCGACTGGTGGGACCGGCTGCGCGGGGCGGGCGCCACCCCGGCCGGCCTGGACGCCTTCGAGGCGCTCCGGGTGGCCTCGCTGCGCCCGCGCCTCGGCGTCGACACCGACGAGCGCACCATCCCCCACGAGGTCGGCTGGATCGGGTCGGCGGTGCACCTGTCGAAGGGCTGCTACCGCGGGCAGGAGACCGTCTCGCGGGTGGCGAACCTCGGTCGGCCGCCCCGTCAGATGGTCCTGCTGCACCTCGCCTCCGGCGACGACGCGCTGCCCCCGCCCGGGACGCCCGTGCTCACCGCCGAGGGCGGCCGGGCGGTCGGACGCATCGGCACCGCCGTGCGCCACCACGAGCTGGGGTCGGTCGCCCTGGCGCTGGTGAAGCGCTCGGCCGTGGTCGGCGGTTCCGAGCTGTGGGTGGCCGACGACCGTGACGAGGGCGTGCCCGGACCGGCGACGGTCGACCCCGACTCGGTGCCCCCGGACACCGGCGAGCCCCCGGGGCGGGCGGCCGTCCGACGGCTGCAGGGATGA
- the pstA gene encoding phosphate ABC transporter permease PstA, protein MSAALDAPERPAVPATFRNVSTARKIKDRAATVLVTLAFLIAVVPLVWLLVSVLIKGFPAIVSADWWTRSLSGVTPDEARGGVYHAIVGTLVQALIAGVIAVPIGILAAVYLVEYGRGRIAKTTSFMVDILSGVPSIVAALFVFALFVSIGGFEQSGFLVGLSLVLLMLPVVIRNTEEMLRLVPDELREASYALGIPKWKTILRIVLPTALSGTVTGVMLAFARVMGETAPVLVLVGYARAINFNPFDGNQASLPLLIYTELSTNPSAAGQLRIWGGALTLILIVMLFQLAASLISRYSAISK, encoded by the coding sequence ATGAGTGCAGCCCTCGACGCCCCGGAGCGGCCGGCCGTCCCGGCCACGTTCCGCAACGTCTCCACCGCGCGCAAGATCAAGGACCGGGCCGCCACGGTGCTGGTCACCCTGGCCTTCCTCATCGCGGTCGTCCCGCTGGTGTGGCTCCTGGTCAGCGTGCTGATCAAGGGCTTCCCCGCCATCGTCTCCGCAGACTGGTGGACCCGGTCGCTCTCGGGCGTCACGCCCGACGAGGCGCGCGGCGGCGTCTACCACGCGATCGTCGGCACCCTGGTCCAGGCGCTGATCGCGGGCGTGATCGCGGTCCCGATCGGCATCCTCGCCGCCGTCTACCTCGTCGAGTACGGGCGCGGCCGCATCGCGAAGACCACGAGCTTCATGGTCGACATCCTCTCGGGCGTCCCCTCGATCGTCGCGGCGCTGTTCGTGTTCGCGCTGTTCGTGTCGATCGGCGGGTTCGAGCAGAGCGGGTTCCTCGTCGGGCTGTCGCTGGTGCTGCTCATGCTCCCGGTGGTCATCCGCAACACCGAGGAGATGCTGCGCCTCGTCCCCGACGAGCTGCGGGAGGCCTCCTACGCCCTCGGCATCCCGAAGTGGAAGACGATCCTGCGGATCGTGCTCCCCACGGCGCTCTCCGGCACCGTCACCGGTGTCATGCTGGCCTTCGCCCGCGTCATGGGGGAGACCGCACCGGTGCTGGTGCTCGTCGGCTACGCCCGGGCGATCAACTTCAACCCGTTCGACGGCAACCAGGCCTCGCTGCCGCTGCTCATCTACACCGAGCTCTCGACGAACCCGTCGGCGGCCGGCCAACTCCGCATCTGGGGCGGAGCGCTCACGCTGATCCTCATCGTCATGCTCTTCCAGCTCGCGGCGAGCCTCATCTCCCGCTACTCGGCGATCTCGAAGTAA